One window of the Saccopteryx bilineata isolate mSacBil1 chromosome 2, mSacBil1_pri_phased_curated, whole genome shotgun sequence genome contains the following:
- the ST6GALNAC6 gene encoding alpha-N-acetylgalactosaminide alpha-2,6-sialyltransferase 6 isoform X2 codes for MSSNKEQRSAVFVVLFALITILILYSSNSANEVFHYSSLRGRSRRPIDLKKWSITEGYVPILGNKTLPSRCHQCVVVTSSSHLLGTKLGPEIERAECTIRMNDAPTTGYSADVGNKTTFRVVAHSSVFRVLRRPQEFVNRTPETVFIFWGPPKKMQKPQGSLVRVIQRAGLVFPNMEAYAVSPGRMSQFDDLFQGETGKDREKSHSWLSTGWFTMGIAVELCDHVHVYGMVPPDYCSQRSRLQRMPYHYYEPKGPDECVTYVQNEHSRKGNHHRFITEKRVFSSWAQLYGITFSHPSWT; via the exons atgagtagcaacAAA gAGCAGCGGTCAGCAGTGTTCGTGGTCCTCTTCGCACTCATCACCATCCTCATCCTCTACAGCTCCAACAGTGCCAACGAGGTCTTCCATTACAGCTCCCTGCGGGGCCGCAGTCGCCGGCCCATCGACCTCAAGAAGTGGAGCATCACTGAGGGTTATGTTCCCATTCTCGGCAACAAG ACGCTGCCCTCACGGTGCCACCAGTGTGTGGTTGTCACCAGCTCCAGCCACCTGCTGGGCACCAAGCTGGGTCCTGAGATTGAACGGGCTGAGTGCACAATCCGCATGAATGATGCACCCACCACGGGCTACTCAGCAGATGTGGGCAACAAGACCACCTTCCGCGTGGTGGCCCATTCCAGTGTATTCCGTGTGCTGCGGAGGCCCCAGGAGTTCGTCAATCGGACCCCCGAAACTGTGTTCATCTTCTGGGGCCCCCCGAAAAAGATGCAGAAGCCCCAGGGCAGCCTTGTGCGAGTCATCCAGAGGGCAGGCCTGGTGTTCCCTAACATGGAGGCCTATGCTGTCTCTCCTGGCCGCATGAGCCAATTTGATGACCTCTTCCAGGGTGAGACAGGCAAGGACAG GGAAAAGTCCCATTCGTGGTTGAGCACAGGCTGGTTCACCATGGGGATTGCAGTGGAGTTGTGTGACCACGTGCACGTCTATGGCATGGTCCCCCCCGACTACTGCAG CCAGCGGTCCCGCCTGCAGCGCATGCCCTACCACTACTATGAGCCCAAGGGGCCCGACGAGTGTGTCACCTACGTCCAGAATGAGCACAGCCGCAAGGGCAACCATCACCGCTTCATCACCGAGAAGAGAGTCTTCTCATCCTGGGCCCAGCTGTACGGAATCACCTTCTCTCATCCCTCCTGGACCTAG
- the ST6GALNAC6 gene encoding alpha-N-acetylgalactosaminide alpha-2,6-sialyltransferase 6 isoform X1, producing the protein MSSNKEQRSAVFVVLFALITILILYSSNSANEVFHYSSLRGRSRRPIDLKKWSITEGYVPILGNKTLPSRCHQCVVVTSSSHLLGTKLGPEIERAECTIRMNDAPTTGYSADVGNKTTFRVVAHSSVFRVLRRPQEFVNRTPETVFIFWGPPKKMQKPQGSLVRVIQRAGLVFPNMEAYAVSPGRMSQFDDLFQGETGKDREKSHSWLSTGWFTMGIAVELCDHVHVYGMVPPDYCSGPACSACPTTTMSPRGPTSVSPTSRMSTAARATITASSPRRESSHPGPSCTESPSLIPPGPRLPCLWGPHKGHRRGCSGPATRPKAVSWPIKAGWSVFWPIRA; encoded by the exons atgagtagcaacAAA gAGCAGCGGTCAGCAGTGTTCGTGGTCCTCTTCGCACTCATCACCATCCTCATCCTCTACAGCTCCAACAGTGCCAACGAGGTCTTCCATTACAGCTCCCTGCGGGGCCGCAGTCGCCGGCCCATCGACCTCAAGAAGTGGAGCATCACTGAGGGTTATGTTCCCATTCTCGGCAACAAG ACGCTGCCCTCACGGTGCCACCAGTGTGTGGTTGTCACCAGCTCCAGCCACCTGCTGGGCACCAAGCTGGGTCCTGAGATTGAACGGGCTGAGTGCACAATCCGCATGAATGATGCACCCACCACGGGCTACTCAGCAGATGTGGGCAACAAGACCACCTTCCGCGTGGTGGCCCATTCCAGTGTATTCCGTGTGCTGCGGAGGCCCCAGGAGTTCGTCAATCGGACCCCCGAAACTGTGTTCATCTTCTGGGGCCCCCCGAAAAAGATGCAGAAGCCCCAGGGCAGCCTTGTGCGAGTCATCCAGAGGGCAGGCCTGGTGTTCCCTAACATGGAGGCCTATGCTGTCTCTCCTGGCCGCATGAGCCAATTTGATGACCTCTTCCAGGGTGAGACAGGCAAGGACAG GGAAAAGTCCCATTCGTGGTTGAGCACAGGCTGGTTCACCATGGGGATTGCAGTGGAGTTGTGTGACCACGTGCACGTCTATGGCATGGTCCCCCCCGACTACTGCAG CGGTCCCGCCTGCAGCGCATGCCCTACCACTACTATGAGCCCAAGGGGCCCGACGAGTGTGTCACCTACGTCCAGAATGAGCACAGCCGCAAGGGCAACCATCACCGCTTCATCACCGAGAAGAGAGTCTTCTCATCCTGGGCCCAGCTGTACGGAATCACCTTCTCTCATCCCTCCTGGACCTAGACTGCCCTGCCTGTGGGGCCCTCACAAGGGACACAGGAGAGGTTGCTCTGGCCCAGCCACTAGACCAAAGGCCGTCTCCTGGCCAATCAAGGCTGGCTGGAGTGTCTTCTGGCCAATCAGGGCCTGA
- the ST6GALNAC4 gene encoding alpha-N-acetyl-neuraminyl-2,3-beta-galactosyl-1,3-N-acetyl-galactosaminide alpha-2,6-sialyltransferase — protein sequence MKAQGRLLLIILCSVGFSAAYILLCCWAGLPFCLASCRGPRLATNFRTTVPGPLHFSGYSRVPDGKPLVRGPCHSCAVVSSSGQMLGSGLGAQIDGAECVLRMNQAPTAGFEADVGRRSTLRVISHTTVPLLLRNYSHYFQQARDTLYVVWGQGRNMDRALGGRTYRTLLQLTQMYPGLQLYTFTERMMAYCDQVFQDETGKNRRQSGSFLSTGWFTMILALELCEEIVVYGMVSDSYCREKSHPSVPYHYFEKGRLDECQMYLAHERAPRSAHRFITEKAVFSRWAKKKPIVFAHPSWRTQ from the exons ATGAAGGCTCAG GGTCGGCTCCTGCTCATCATTCTGTGCTCTGTGGGCTTCTCCGCTGCCTACATCCTGCTGTGCTGCTGGGCTGGCCTGCCCTTCTGCCTGGCCTCCTGCCGAGGCCCCCGCCTCGCCACCAACTTCAGGACCACTGTGCCAGGGCCCCTGCACTtcagtggctacagcagagtgccAGATGGGAAG CCCCTGGTCCGAGGGCCGTGCCACAGCTGTGCCGTGGTGTCCAGCTCCGGCCAGATGCTGGGCTCAGGCCTGGGTGCCCAGATTGATGGTGCTGAGTGCGTGCTGCGCATGAACCAGGCCCCCACCGCGGGCTTCGAGGCGGATGTGGGCCGGCGCAGCACCCTGCGCGTGATCTCGCACACGACCGTGCCGCTGCTGCTGCGCAACTACTCCCACTATTTCCAGCAGGCCCGCGACACGCTCTATGTGGTGTGGGGCCAGGGCAGGAACATGGACCGTGCGCTCGGGGGCCGCACCTACCGCACGCTGCTGCAGCTCACCCAGATGTACCCGGGCCTGCAGCTGTACACCTTCACAGAGCGCATGATGGCCTACTGCGACCAGGTCTTCCAAGACGAGACCGGCAAGAACCG GAGGCAGTCGGGCTCCTTTCTCAGCACCGGCTGGTTCACCATGATCCTTGCCCTGGAGCTATGCGAGGAGATCGTGGTCTATGGAATGGTCAGCGACAGCTactgcag GGAGAAGAGCCACCCCTCAGTGCCTTACCACTACTTCGAGAAGGGCCGGCTGGACGAGTGTCAGATGTACCTGGCACACGAGCGGGCCCCGCGCAGCGCCCACCGCTTCATCACCGAGAAGGCTGTGTTCTCCCGCTGGGCCAAGAAGAAGCCCATCGTGTTTGCCCACCCCTCCTGGAGGACCCAGTAG
- the AK1 gene encoding adenylate kinase isoenzyme 1, giving the protein MEEKLKKTKIIFVVGGPGSGKGTQCEKIVQKYGYTHLSTGDLLRAEVSSGSARGKMLSEIMEKGQLVPLETVLDMLRDAMMAKIETSKGFLIDGYPREVQQGEQFEQKIGQPTLLLYVDAGPETMTKRLLKRGETSGRVDDNEETIKKRLDTYYKATEPVITFYEKRGIVRKVNAEGSVDDVFSQVCTHLDTLK; this is encoded by the exons ATGGAAG AGAAGTTGAAGAAAACCAAGATCATCTTTGTGGTGG GAGGGCCCGGCTCGGGGAAGGGCACCCAGTGTGAGAAGATTGTCCAGAAGTACGGCTACACCCACCTCTCCACCGGGGACCTCCTTCGGGCTGAGGTCAGCTCAGGCTCGGCCAGGGGCAAGATGCTGTCGGAAATCATGGAGAAGGGCCAGCTGGTGCCGCTG GAGACAGTGTTGGACATGCTCCGAGATGCCATGATGGCCAAGATAGAGACTTCAAAAGGTTTCCTGATTGATGGCTACCCTCGGGAGGTGCAGCAGGGGGAGCAGTTTGAGCAGAAG ATCGGACAGCCCACACTGCTGCTGTATGTGGACGCAGGCCCCGAGACCATGACCAAGCGGCTCCTGAAGCGTGGAGAGACCAGTGGCCGTGTGGACGACAATGAGGAGACCATCAAGAAGCGGCTGGATACCTACTACAAGGCCACAGAGCCCGTCATCACCTTCTATGAGAAACGCGGCATCGTACGCAAG GTCAATGCGGAAGGCTCTGTGGACGATGTCTTCTCCCAGGTCTGCACCCACCTGGACACCCTCAAGTAG